CTGGCCTGGGGCACCATGCCGCTCGGCGCCGCCGCGGGCGGCCTGCTCGCCCAGTGGCTCGGCCTGCCCGCGACGTTCGCCACGATGGCGGCGCTGACCCTGCTCCTGCTCCTCGGTGTGGTCCGGCTGCGTCAGTCCGTCGCTGGTCGGCGGAACTGCGCGGCGTAGAGGCGGTGGTAGGCGCCTTCGGCCGCGAGCAGTTCCGCGTGCGTGCCCTGTTCGACGATGCGGCCCGACTCCATCACCAGGATCAGGTCCGCGTCGCGGATGGTGGACAGCCGGTGCGCGATGACGAAGCTGGTCCGGTTCGACCGCAGCGCCGCCATCGCGTGCTGCACCAGCGATTCGGTGCGCGTGTCCACCGAACTGGTCGCCTCGTCCAGGATCAGCAGCGACGGGTCGGCCAGGAACGCCCGCGCGATGGTGAGCAACTGCTTCTCCCCGGCGCTGATGTTGGTGCCGTCGTCGTCGATCACCGTGTCGTAGCCGTCGGGCAGGCTGCGCACGAACCGGTCGACGAAGGTGGCCTTCGCCGCCGCCTCGATCTGCTCGGTGGTGGCATCGGGCCTGCCGTAGGCGATGTTGTCCCGGATGGTGCCGCCGAACAGCCAGGTGTCCTGCAGCACCATGCCGATCTGCCCGCGCAGCCCGGCCCGGTCGAGCCGGGTGATGTCGGTGTGGTCCAGCGTGATCCGGCCCGAATCCAGCTCGTAGAACCGCATGATCAGGTTGACCAGCGTGGTCTTGCCCGCCCCGGTCGGCCCGACCACGGCCACCGTCTGGCCCGGTTCGGCGACCAGCGACAGGTCCTCGATCAACGGCGTGTCCGGTTCGTAGGAGAAGCTGACCCGCTCGAACTCGACGCGCCCGCGCCGCTGTGCCGCCCGCTCCGGAACGGCCGGATCGGGTTCCTGCTCCTCGGCATCGAGCAACTCGAACACCCGCTCCGCCGAGGCCACCCCGGACTGCAGCAGGTTCGCCATCGACGCCGCCTGCGTCAGCGGCTGGGTGAACTGCCGCGAGTACTGGAGAAATGCCTGCACGTCACCGATGGTCATCGCGCCGGTGGTCACCCGGAGCCCGCCGACCACCGCCAGCGCGAGATAGCTGAGGTTGGACACGAACATCATCGACGGCATGATCACGCCGGAGACGAACTGCGCGCCGAGGCTGGCACCGAACAACTTGTCGTTGCGCTCGCGGAACTCCCGCTCCACCTCTTCGCGGCGGCCGAACGCGGTGACCAGCTCGTGCCCGGAGAAGGCCTCCTCGATCTGCGCGTTGAGCGAACCGGTGTGCTTCCACTGCGCCACAAAAAGCTTCTGCGACCGCTTCCCGATCACCCGGGTGACCACAATGGACAGCGGAACCGCGGTGAGCGCGATCAGCGCCAGCAGCGGCGAGATGACCAGCATCATCACCAGCACGCCGAGCACGGTCAGCACCGCCGAGAGCAGCTGGCTCAACGTCTGCAGCAGGGTCTGGGAGATGTTGTCGATGTCGTTGGTGACCCGGCTGAGCAGCTCACCGCGCGGCTGCCGGTCGTAGTAACGCAGCGGCAGCCGGTGCAGCTTGCCCTCGACCTCCTCGCGCAGCCGGTACACGAAGCGCTGCACCACGTTGTTCAGCAACCGCCCCTGCACCCAGGCGAACACCGACGAGGCCAGGTACAGCCCGAGCACCCACGCGAGCACCTCGCCGAGCGCGGCGAAGTCCAGTGCGCCGCGTTGCACACCGGCGATCACCACGTCCGTGGCGTGGCCGAGCACCTTGGGCCCGGCCACCGAAAGCGCGACGCTGGCGACCCCGAGCGCGATGATCACCAGCAGCAGCGGGCGTTCCCCGCGCAGCCTGCCGAGCAGCCGCTTCGCCGAGGCCGAGAAGTTCTCCGCCTTGCTCGCCGGCATGCCGATGGCCGGTCCTCGGCCGAACATCGACGCCTGCTGCTGCGGCCGGTTCGTGGTGGGGGCGCTCATGCCGCGGGCTCCGGGGTCAGCTGGGACTGGACGATCTCGAGATAGGTGGGGCAGTTCGCCATCAGCTCGGTGTGCGTGCCGATTCCGACCACGGAACCGTTCTCCAGCACCACGATCTGCTCGGCATCGACCACAGTGGACACCCGCTGGGCGACCACCAGCACCGCGGCGTCGGCGGTGTGCGGCCGCAGCGCCGCGCGCAGGGCGGCGTCGGTGGCCAGGTCGAGCGCGGAGAACGAGTCGTCGAACAGGTAGATCTCCGGTTTGCGCACCAGCGCGCGGGCGATGGAGAGCCGCTGGCGCTGCCCGCCGGAGACGTTCGTGCCGCCCTGGGTGATCGGCGCGTCGAGACCGCCCTTCATCGCTTCGACGAACTCGCGGGCCTGCGCGATTTCCAGTGCCTCCCACAGTTCTTCGTCGGTGGCCGCCGGATTCCCGTAACGCAGGTTGCTCGCCACGGTGCCGGTGAACAGGTACGGCCGCTGCGGCACCAGCCCGATCCGGCCACGCAGCAGCGCGGGGTCGAGCCGCCGCACGTCCACGCCGTTGACCAGCAGGCTGCCGCCGGTGACGTCGAGCAGGCGGGGGATCAGCGAGACCAGCGTGGTCTTCCCGGCGCCCGTGCTGCCCACGATCGCGGTGGTTTTGCCCGGCTCCGCGCGGAAGGAAACCCCGCGCAGCACCGGATCCGCGGCACCGGGGTAGCGCAGTTCGACGTCGCGGAACTCCACCTCACCGCGGGCGGTCACCTCCCGGACCGGGTTTTCCGGTGGTAGCACCGAGGATTCGGTGTCCAGCACCTCGACGATGCGCTCGGCGCAGACCGACGCGCGCGGGATCATCGTCGCGATGAAGGTCACCATCATCACCGAGGTGAGGATCAGCATCAGGTAGCTCAGGAACGCGACCATCGCGCCGACCTGCAGCTGTCCCTCGGCGACCCGGTGCGCGCCGAACCAGACCACGGCCACGCTGGAGGCGTTGAGCACCAGCATCACGATCGGGAACAGCAGCGCCTGCAGCCGCCCGACGCGCAGCGCGGTGTCGGTCAGCGCGGAGTTGGCCTCGGCGAAGCGGCGAGTCTCCACCGGTTCGCGGACGAAGGCGCGGACCACGCGGATGCCGGAGAGCTGCTCGCGCAGCACGCGGTTCACCGTGTCGATGCGGTCCTGCATGGTGCGGAAGCGCGGCACCATGCGGACGATGATCAGGCCCATCGCCAC
The genomic region above belongs to Amycolatopsis sp. YIM 10 and contains:
- a CDS encoding ABC transporter ATP-binding protein, with amino-acid sequence MLSRLLRGHLRPYRRELAWVVLLQLVGTMGSLYLPSLNADIIDQGVATGDTGYILRTGGWMLAVTLLQIVCSTGAVYLGARVAMSFGRDVRASIFHRAGAFSAREVSGFGAASLITRNTNDVQQVQMLVVVACTMLVTAPIMSVGGIVLAIREDAGLSWLMLVAVPVLLVAMGLIIVRMVPRFRTMQDRIDTVNRVLREQLSGIRVVRAFVREPVETRRFAEANSALTDTALRVGRLQALLFPIVMLVLNASSVAVVWFGAHRVAEGQLQVGAMVAFLSYLMLILTSVMMVTFIATMIPRASVCAERIVEVLDTESSVLPPENPVREVTARGEVEFRDVELRYPGAADPVLRGVSFRAEPGKTTAIVGSTGAGKTTLVSLIPRLLDVTGGSLLVNGVDVRRLDPALLRGRIGLVPQRPYLFTGTVASNLRYGNPAATDEELWEALEIAQAREFVEAMKGGLDAPITQGGTNVSGGQRQRLSIARALVRKPEIYLFDDSFSALDLATDAALRAALRPHTADAAVLVVAQRVSTVVDAEQIVVLENGSVVGIGTHTELMANCPTYLEIVQSQLTPEPAA
- a CDS encoding ABC transporter ATP-binding protein → MSAPTTNRPQQQASMFGRGPAIGMPASKAENFSASAKRLLGRLRGERPLLLVIIALGVASVALSVAGPKVLGHATDVVIAGVQRGALDFAALGEVLAWVLGLYLASSVFAWVQGRLLNNVVQRFVYRLREEVEGKLHRLPLRYYDRQPRGELLSRVTNDIDNISQTLLQTLSQLLSAVLTVLGVLVMMLVISPLLALIALTAVPLSIVVTRVIGKRSQKLFVAQWKHTGSLNAQIEEAFSGHELVTAFGRREEVEREFRERNDKLFGASLGAQFVSGVIMPSMMFVSNLSYLALAVVGGLRVTTGAMTIGDVQAFLQYSRQFTQPLTQAASMANLLQSGVASAERVFELLDAEEQEPDPAVPERAAQRRGRVEFERVSFSYEPDTPLIEDLSLVAEPGQTVAVVGPTGAGKTTLVNLIMRFYELDSGRITLDHTDITRLDRAGLRGQIGMVLQDTWLFGGTIRDNIAYGRPDATTEQIEAAAKATFVDRFVRSLPDGYDTVIDDDGTNISAGEKQLLTIARAFLADPSLLILDEATSSVDTRTESLVQHAMAALRSNRTSFVIAHRLSTIRDADLILVMESGRIVEQGTHAELLAAEGAYHRLYAAQFRRPATD